One window from the genome of Aquabacterium sp. A3 encodes:
- a CDS encoding DUF1328 domain-containing protein, whose translation MLHYAAVFFIIALVAALFGFTGIAAGAAGVAKILFVIFLVLALLSFLGNTLRR comes from the coding sequence ATGTTGCACTACGCCGCCGTCTTTTTCATCATTGCCTTGGTCGCCGCCTTGTTCGGCTTCACCGGCATCGCCGCTGGTGCTGCGGGTGTCGCCAAGATCCTGTTCGTGATCTTCCTGGTGTTGGCACTGCTGTCCTTCCTGGGCAACACCCTGCGCCGCTGA
- the cydC gene encoding thiol reductant ABC exporter subunit CydC yields the protein MHEPPTLRWREGWQALRPFVRTLSGAGWWLLGGLALTVAALVGSLGLLGLSGAFLTGAAIAGLSPVTAATFNFFMPGAGVRFLAVLRTTARWGERVLSHEGTFRLLAGLRVSLYDHLARLAPSQLRRYHGGDLLNRLMRDIDALDNLYPRVLMPMAAASLVMALLVAVFIWQAPGLVHVPLMLWACAVVGLPWLGWLLGRSMAPSWMRLRTTLRVRLLDTVEGLEDLSLHPRAWTQQRQRTLDSSAQWLRLHSQVQRRSALLRTGVGLLVGLAAWWSLAWLGGHAVGVQLGVPWIVALVLLLMGCAEALQPLAGACVDLPGTASAAQRLNAITNEPPHTLFVGHGAQPAHSGIDVHDLHFKWDEHTPVLAGLNLHIRPGEHLLLTGDSGCGKSTLLALITRMEQPEHGQILLGDVPIDMLDEPTLRQQVACALQDTWVQTATLADNLRLARPDATEAEMLDVLRLVGLDPAASGWRQGLNTWIDEGGANLSGGQRRRLSVARALLQAAPITLLDEPSEGLDLAGEAELTQHVTRHLQGRTLIWVSHRTTATEAFSRVLNLQAVS from the coding sequence ATGCATGAGCCACCAACGCTGCGGTGGCGCGAAGGCTGGCAGGCCCTGCGCCCCTTTGTGCGCACCCTGTCGGGCGCCGGCTGGTGGCTGCTGGGCGGGCTGGCGCTGACGGTGGCCGCCCTGGTGGGCAGCCTGGGTCTGCTGGGCTTGTCAGGCGCGTTCTTGACGGGCGCGGCCATCGCGGGCTTGAGCCCCGTCACTGCCGCCACGTTCAACTTCTTCATGCCCGGTGCGGGCGTGCGATTCCTGGCCGTGTTGCGCACCACCGCACGCTGGGGCGAGCGCGTGCTCAGCCACGAGGGCACCTTTCGCCTGCTGGCGGGCTTGCGCGTGTCGCTGTACGACCACCTGGCACGGCTGGCGCCCAGCCAGCTGCGCCGCTACCACGGCGGTGACCTGCTGAACCGCCTGATGCGAGACATCGACGCGCTGGACAACCTCTATCCGCGCGTGCTGATGCCCATGGCGGCGGCCAGCCTGGTGATGGCATTGCTGGTGGCGGTGTTCATCTGGCAGGCTCCGGGGCTGGTTCATGTGCCGCTGATGCTGTGGGCCTGCGCGGTGGTGGGGCTGCCGTGGCTGGGGTGGCTACTGGGGCGCTCGATGGCGCCTTCATGGATGCGGCTGCGCACCACCCTGCGTGTCCGCTTGCTGGACACGGTGGAGGGCCTGGAAGACCTGTCCTTGCACCCTCGGGCCTGGACACAACAGCGGCAGCGCACCCTGGACAGCAGCGCCCAATGGCTGCGCTTGCACAGCCAGGTGCAACGCCGCAGCGCCCTGCTGCGCACGGGGGTGGGCCTCTTGGTGGGCCTGGCCGCATGGTGGAGCCTGGCCTGGCTGGGGGGCCACGCCGTTGGGGTGCAACTGGGTGTGCCCTGGATCGTCGCCCTGGTGCTCTTGCTGATGGGCTGCGCCGAGGCCTTGCAGCCCCTGGCCGGGGCGTGTGTTGACCTGCCGGGCACCGCCAGCGCTGCACAGCGCTTGAACGCCATCACCAACGAGCCGCCCCACACCTTGTTTGTCGGCCATGGGGCCCAGCCGGCGCACAGCGGCATCGATGTTCACGACCTCCACTTCAAGTGGGACGAACACACCCCCGTGCTGGCCGGTTTGAATCTGCACATCCGGCCTGGCGAGCACCTGCTGCTCACAGGCGACAGCGGCTGCGGGAAGTCCACCCTGTTGGCCCTGATCACCCGCATGGAACAGCCGGAGCATGGTCAGATCCTGCTGGGCGATGTGCCCATTGACATGCTGGACGAACCCACACTGCGTCAACAGGTGGCCTGCGCCCTGCAGGACACCTGGGTGCAGACGGCCACCCTGGCAGACAACCTCCGCCTGGCCCGCCCTGACGCCACCGAGGCCGAGATGCTGGATGTGTTGCGTCTGGTGGGCCTGGACCCTGCGGCGTCAGGCTGGCGACAAGGCCTGAACACCTGGATCGACGAAGGCGGCGCCAACCTCTCGGGCGGCCAGCGTCGGCGGCTGAGCGTGGCACGCGCACTGCTGCAAGCCGCCCCCATCACCTTGCTGGATGAACCCAGCGAAGGCCTGGACCTGGCGGGCGAGGCCGAACTGACGCAACACGTGACCCGCCATCTGCAAGGCCGCACCCTGATCTGGGTGAGCCACCGCACGACGGCCACCGAAGCGTTCAGCCGTGTGCTCAACCTCCAGGCTGTGAGCTGA
- a CDS encoding CsbD family protein: MNWDRIEGNWKQLKGRVQAQWGKLTDDDLDVINGKQEQLAGVLQERYGMAKDEAEKQVKEWQSKSQDSWFN, from the coding sequence ATGAACTGGGATCGCATTGAAGGCAACTGGAAGCAACTGAAGGGTCGGGTTCAAGCCCAATGGGGCAAGCTCACCGACGATGACCTGGACGTGATCAACGGCAAACAAGAGCAACTGGCCGGCGTGCTGCAAGAGCGCTACGGCATGGCCAAGGACGAGGCCGAAAAACAGGTCAAGGAATGGCAATCCAAGAGCCAGGACAGCTGGTTCAACTGA
- a CDS encoding dihydrolipoyl dehydrogenase — MTTWKTDVAIVGAGTAGLYALREVRRAGGSFVLIDQGPLGTTCARVGCMPSKVALHAGAMWAARGHAAAMGVEGAEHLRIDRARTWDHVRQWRDEFAGGAATKTRHTAGEQLLMGTARLETPQVLSVQTPEGAVRVEAQAIVLATGSRPVMPAWLAALGDRVVTTDGFFELPALPERVGVLGLGAIGLEMGLALSRLGVHVIGADMAPVVAGISDPLVAALARDRFGREMTLWLDQPTSVERSAGGVMMRSGDRHAEVDLVLAALGRRPNVDALGLAEVGVTMDARGTPIFNPQTMQVGDLPLFIAGDANADRPLMHEACDEGSIAGYNAAQRATQGAAAQATAFQRKVSLGIAFTDPDVVSVGERFDRLTDSDVLVGTARGEGNGRTRILGGEQGLLRVYADRQTGRLRGAAMVAVRGEHLAHLLAWAIQRGETARAVLQLPFYHPVVEEMLQSALQDIVRQQGDHCPWPMGLQALSSQPGG; from the coding sequence ATGACGACATGGAAGACCGATGTGGCCATCGTGGGCGCGGGCACGGCGGGCCTGTATGCCTTGCGCGAGGTGCGCCGTGCAGGGGGCTCATTCGTGTTGATTGACCAGGGCCCCTTGGGCACGACGTGTGCCCGCGTGGGGTGCATGCCCTCAAAGGTCGCTCTTCATGCTGGCGCCATGTGGGCGGCGCGTGGGCACGCCGCAGCGATGGGCGTGGAGGGCGCCGAACACTTGCGCATCGACCGCGCACGCACCTGGGACCATGTGCGCCAATGGCGAGACGAATTCGCTGGTGGGGCCGCCACCAAGACCCGCCACACGGCGGGAGAGCAGCTCTTGATGGGCACGGCGCGCCTGGAGACACCCCAGGTGCTGAGCGTTCAGACGCCTGAGGGTGCGGTGCGCGTTGAGGCCCAGGCCATCGTGCTGGCCACCGGTTCGCGGCCTGTGATGCCGGCGTGGCTGGCCGCCTTGGGCGATCGGGTGGTCACCACCGACGGCTTTTTCGAGCTGCCTGCCTTGCCCGAGCGCGTGGGCGTGCTGGGTTTGGGAGCCATTGGCCTGGAAATGGGCCTGGCGCTGTCTCGCCTGGGTGTTCACGTCATTGGGGCCGACATGGCGCCCGTGGTGGCGGGCATCAGCGACCCATTGGTGGCCGCGTTGGCCCGAGACCGCTTTGGGCGCGAGATGACCCTGTGGCTGGATCAGCCCACCAGCGTTGAGCGCAGCGCTGGCGGCGTGATGATGCGTTCGGGCGATCGACATGCCGAAGTCGACCTGGTGCTGGCCGCGCTCGGGCGGCGCCCCAACGTCGATGCACTGGGGCTGGCCGAGGTGGGCGTGACCATGGATGCGCGTGGCACACCCATCTTCAATCCCCAGACGATGCAGGTCGGGGATTTGCCCCTCTTCATCGCGGGCGATGCCAATGCTGATCGTCCGCTCATGCACGAGGCCTGCGACGAGGGCAGCATCGCCGGCTACAACGCGGCGCAGCGGGCCACGCAGGGTGCTGCGGCGCAGGCCACGGCTTTTCAGCGCAAGGTGAGCTTGGGCATCGCCTTCACCGATCCTGATGTGGTGAGCGTGGGTGAGCGATTCGACCGCCTGACGGACAGCGACGTGCTGGTGGGCACCGCCCGTGGTGAGGGCAACGGGCGCACGCGCATCCTGGGTGGCGAGCAAGGGCTGCTGCGGGTGTATGCCGACCGCCAAACGGGCCGCCTGCGCGGCGCTGCCATGGTGGCCGTGCGCGGCGAGCACCTGGCGCACCTGCTGGCATGGGCCATCCAGCGAGGCGAAACCGCCCGCGCTGTCTTGCAGTTGCCCTTCTATCACCCGGTGGTGGAGGAGATGCTGCAAAGCGCGCTGCAAGACATCGTGCGGCAGCAGGGAGACCACTGCCCCTGGCCCATGGGCTTGCAGGCACTCAGCTCACAGCCTGGAGGTTGA
- a CDS encoding DUF1328 domain-containing protein: MLKWALIFALIAVVAGAFGFGGIASGAAGIAKILFVIFLVAFIVVLALVALGISLVRK, translated from the coding sequence ATGCTGAAGTGGGCCCTCATCTTTGCACTCATCGCCGTCGTTGCCGGCGCCTTCGGATTTGGCGGCATCGCCAGCGGCGCCGCAGGCATCGCCAAGATCCTGTTCGTGATCTTCCTGGTTGCTTTCATCGTGGTGCTGGCGCTGGTCGCGCTCGGCATCTCGCTGGTGCGCAAGTGA
- a CDS encoding response regulator transcription factor, producing the protein MIRIGLVDDHLIVRAGIKQFLCEQVDLRVTAEAANGIEALEMARGGEVDVLVMDLSMPDQGGVDALSAIKARFPDLPVLILSGFPETHYATHLLKLGAAGYLNKDCDPQDIISAIRTVFRGRKYITPAVAELLADGLSGDVEKQPHEQLSEREFQVFLRLAKGETVGAMADAMALSVKTVSTYRSRVLEKLNLSTNSDLTYYALKNGLIQ; encoded by the coding sequence ATGATCCGAATCGGCCTGGTGGATGACCACCTCATTGTGCGCGCGGGCATCAAGCAGTTTCTGTGCGAGCAGGTGGACCTGCGCGTCACCGCAGAGGCGGCCAACGGCATCGAGGCGCTGGAGATGGCCCGTGGTGGAGAGGTCGATGTGCTGGTGATGGACCTCTCCATGCCCGACCAGGGCGGGGTGGACGCACTGTCGGCCATCAAGGCGAGGTTTCCGGACCTGCCGGTGCTGATCCTCAGCGGATTTCCGGAAACCCACTACGCCACCCACCTTTTGAAGCTGGGCGCGGCCGGCTACCTCAACAAGGACTGCGATCCGCAGGACATCATCAGCGCCATCCGAACGGTGTTTCGGGGCCGCAAGTACATCACGCCGGCGGTGGCCGAGCTCTTGGCCGATGGCTTGAGCGGGGATGTCGAGAAGCAACCGCACGAACAGCTGTCCGAGCGTGAGTTTCAGGTCTTTTTGCGCCTGGCCAAGGGCGAGACGGTGGGCGCGATGGCAGACGCCATGGCCCTGAGTGTGAAGACGGTGAGCACCTACCGCTCTCGGGTGCTGGAAAAGCTCAACCTCAGCACCAACAGCGACCTCACTTATTACGCCTTGAAAAACGGCCTCATCCAGTGA
- a CDS encoding response regulator translates to MSTTAPHADHPTPTRRPKCFIVEDSPLILQELTDTLEQVAALTVVGHAADELSAIGWLDTHREGCDLVILDMLLKNGTGLGVLEHLQRLGSPPGMRKVVLTNYAAPAIRQRCAELGADRVFDKSSELESLIEYCVELNSD, encoded by the coding sequence ATGTCCACCACCGCCCCCCACGCTGACCACCCCACCCCCACGCGCCGACCCAAGTGCTTCATCGTGGAGGACAGCCCCCTGATCCTGCAGGAGCTGACCGACACGCTGGAGCAGGTTGCGGCACTGACGGTGGTGGGCCATGCCGCCGACGAGTTGTCTGCGATTGGCTGGCTGGACACGCACCGGGAAGGCTGCGATCTCGTGATCCTGGACATGCTGCTGAAAAACGGCACCGGCCTGGGCGTGCTGGAACACCTGCAGCGACTGGGCAGCCCCCCTGGCATGCGCAAGGTGGTGCTCACCAACTACGCCGCGCCAGCGATCCGTCAGCGGTGCGCCGAGCTGGGCGCCGACCGCGTGTTTGACAAATCCAGCGAGCTGGAGTCGCTGATCGAATACTGCGTTGAGCTGAACTCAGACTGA
- a CDS encoding molybdopterin-dependent oxidoreductase, giving the protein MSHPTSPAANASADVHTVTRHGVCNLCEAICGLTFQVQGTGPSARIISIKGNEADPLSRGHICPKAVALKDLHEDPDRLRQPMRRITVDGHTRWEPIDWEQAFDLVVEGLARVREQHGSHAVGVYQGNPNVHNWGNITHGHLFLSQLKTRARFSATSVDQLPHHVVAQALYGHQLAIPIPDIDRTRFMLVLGANPLASNGSLMTVPDVRARFKALKARGGRLVVVDPRRTETAAIADEHLAIDPGTDAAWLLSLIHTLFDEDLVRPGALQPVLTQIDAVREAVAHFTPESTATHTGIDATTTRRLARELAQAEGGVVYGRMGVSTQAHGVVCQWAIQVLNLLTGQIDREGGALLTSPALNLIQMKLMGPGHLGAWRSRVRGAPEFSGELPVSVMAEEMLTPGKGQIRALVTAAGNPVLSTPNGRQLDEALAGLDFMVSIDFYLNETTRHAHVILPPTCFVEHDHYDLIFLHLAVHNVSRYSEPIVERAPGTLHDWEIYSELAQRYARRIWALEKGTIKQRLQGMLVRSLMRRLPPHRVLDIGLRRSPTAKQQGVSLKRLRQHPEGLDLGPLKPSLVASLQARRKTIGLMPALIQHELPHLAQAFPAGAALADTTAPDGRTALKLIGRRDVRTNNSWMHNSERLVSGKPRCVLWMNPHDAERQSLSDGQTVTVASRVGQVRVPLHVTPDIRPGVVSLPHGWGHDRPGIALQVAQAHAGASINDLTDDRLTERLSGNAAFSAVPVWVQAA; this is encoded by the coding sequence ATGTCTCATCCTACAAGCCCCGCTGCCAACGCCAGCGCAGACGTGCACACTGTCACCAGACACGGCGTGTGCAACCTCTGCGAGGCCATCTGCGGCCTGACCTTCCAGGTGCAGGGCACGGGGCCGTCGGCGCGCATCATCAGCATCAAGGGCAACGAGGCCGACCCGCTCTCGCGCGGGCACATCTGCCCCAAGGCCGTGGCCCTGAAGGATCTGCACGAAGACCCCGACCGCCTGCGCCAGCCCATGCGCCGCATCACGGTGGACGGCCACACACGGTGGGAGCCCATCGACTGGGAACAAGCCTTCGATCTGGTGGTGGAGGGCCTGGCCCGCGTGCGCGAGCAGCACGGCAGCCACGCCGTGGGCGTGTACCAGGGCAACCCCAATGTGCACAACTGGGGCAACATCACACACGGCCACCTGTTCCTCAGCCAGCTCAAAACCCGCGCGCGCTTTTCGGCCACCTCGGTGGACCAACTGCCCCACCATGTGGTGGCCCAGGCACTCTATGGCCACCAGCTGGCCATCCCCATCCCCGACATCGACCGCACACGCTTCATGCTGGTCCTGGGCGCCAACCCTTTGGCCTCCAACGGCAGCCTGATGACGGTGCCCGATGTGCGTGCGCGCTTCAAGGCGCTCAAGGCCCGCGGCGGCAGGCTGGTGGTGGTGGACCCCCGCCGCACTGAAACCGCCGCCATCGCCGACGAGCACCTGGCCATCGACCCCGGCACCGACGCGGCCTGGCTGCTGTCCCTGATCCACACCCTGTTCGATGAAGACCTGGTGCGCCCCGGCGCCCTGCAGCCCGTGCTGACGCAGATCGACGCCGTGCGCGAGGCCGTGGCCCACTTCACCCCCGAATCCACCGCCACCCACACGGGCATCGATGCGACCACCACGCGCCGTCTGGCGCGCGAGCTGGCCCAGGCCGAGGGCGGCGTGGTCTATGGCCGCATGGGCGTGTCCACCCAGGCCCATGGGGTGGTGTGCCAGTGGGCCATCCAGGTGCTGAACCTGCTCACCGGCCAGATCGACCGCGAAGGCGGCGCCCTGCTGACCAGCCCGGCGCTCAACCTCATCCAGATGAAGCTGATGGGCCCCGGCCACCTGGGCGCCTGGCGCAGCCGGGTGCGTGGTGCGCCCGAGTTCAGCGGCGAGCTGCCCGTGTCGGTGATGGCTGAAGAGATGCTCACACCCGGCAAGGGGCAGATCCGCGCCCTGGTGACGGCCGCCGGCAACCCCGTGCTGTCCACCCCCAATGGCCGCCAGCTGGACGAGGCCCTGGCCGGGCTGGACTTCATGGTGTCCATCGACTTCTACCTGAACGAAACCACGCGCCACGCCCACGTCATCTTGCCGCCCACCTGCTTCGTGGAGCACGACCACTATGACCTGATCTTTTTGCACCTGGCCGTGCACAACGTGAGCCGCTACAGCGAGCCCATCGTGGAACGCGCCCCCGGCACCCTGCACGATTGGGAGATCTACAGCGAGCTGGCCCAGCGCTATGCCCGCCGCATCTGGGCCCTGGAGAAAGGCACGATCAAGCAACGCCTGCAAGGCATGCTGGTGCGCAGCCTGATGCGCCGCCTGCCCCCGCACCGCGTGCTGGACATCGGCCTGCGCCGCAGCCCCACGGCCAAGCAGCAGGGCGTCAGCCTCAAGCGACTGCGCCAGCACCCCGAAGGCCTGGACCTGGGGCCGCTGAAGCCCTCGCTGGTGGCCAGCCTGCAGGCGCGGCGCAAGACCATTGGCCTGATGCCCGCGCTGATCCAGCACGAATTGCCCCACCTGGCGCAGGCCTTCCCGGCGGGTGCCGCCCTTGCCGACACCACCGCGCCCGATGGCCGCACTGCCCTCAAGCTGATCGGCCGGCGCGATGTGCGCACCAACAACTCGTGGATGCACAACAGCGAACGCCTGGTGTCGGGCAAACCGCGTTGCGTGCTGTGGATGAACCCGCACGATGCCGAGCGCCAGTCGCTCAGCGATGGGCAGACGGTGACCGTGGCCTCGCGCGTGGGCCAGGTGCGCGTGCCCCTGCACGTGACACCCGACATCCGCCCCGGCGTGGTCAGCCTGCCGCACGGCTGGGGGCATGACCGCCCTGGCATCGCGCTGCAGGTGGCCCAGGCCCACGCCGGCGCCAGCATCAACGACCTGACGGACGACCGCCTGACCGAGCGGCTCAGTGGCAATGCCGCCTTCAGTGCCGTGCCGGTGTGGGTGCAGGCCGCCTGA
- a CDS encoding OmpA family protein: MTKKNPFQHALFSLSAASVLVACAVGTSNAQALPAMTVVSASGAQPYVVDSQRDIVKDGAGQCVRSGTWSADDAAGVALMNHPLPAGCYCDEALMPQGACTVPVAAAPVTPAPAPVAPAPAPAMPQAEKVTIPADTLFAFDQHTLSDQGRTALNALLQKLQRVDLEAIVAVGYTDRIGSASYNQTLSERRAESVKAYLIEQGGIKADRIFIEGRGEAQPATGDACQKLGAANRHNQDLKACLAPDRRVVIEAVGTLAR; the protein is encoded by the coding sequence ATGACCAAGAAAAACCCCTTCCAACATGCCTTGTTTTCGTTGAGCGCTGCGAGCGTGCTCGTGGCGTGCGCCGTGGGCACATCCAACGCTCAAGCCCTTCCTGCCATGACCGTGGTCAGCGCCAGTGGCGCGCAGCCGTACGTGGTTGACAGCCAGCGCGACATCGTCAAGGACGGTGCCGGCCAATGTGTGCGCAGTGGCACCTGGTCTGCAGACGATGCTGCGGGCGTGGCCTTGATGAACCATCCCCTGCCGGCGGGCTGTTATTGCGACGAGGCCCTCATGCCCCAGGGTGCCTGCACGGTGCCGGTGGCTGCGGCGCCCGTGACGCCAGCCCCGGCACCTGTTGCCCCGGCGCCCGCGCCTGCCATGCCGCAGGCCGAGAAGGTGACCATCCCTGCCGACACCTTGTTTGCCTTCGACCAGCACACCTTGTCTGACCAGGGACGCACTGCGCTGAATGCCTTGCTGCAGAAGCTGCAGCGCGTGGATCTGGAGGCGATCGTCGCGGTGGGCTACACCGACCGCATCGGATCGGCCAGCTACAACCAGACCTTGTCTGAGCGACGCGCCGAATCGGTCAAGGCCTACCTGATTGAACAAGGTGGTATCAAGGCCGATCGCATCTTCATTGAAGGTCGTGGCGAGGCCCAGCCTGCCACGGGCGATGCCTGCCAGAAGCTGGGCGCGGCCAACCGCCACAACCAGGACCTCAAGGCCTGTCTGGCACCTGATCGCCGTGTGGTGATCGAGGCTGTTGGCACGCTGGCCCGCTGA
- a CDS encoding ferritin-like domain-containing protein, with translation MRHPSPSPNTHRLVLNDEALAQAREGLHDGAVTPSYGPWRDDIVRLLNDALATELVCVLRYKRHHFMASGLNAAPIAAEFMVHANEEAAHADRLAERIVQLGGEPDYAPDGLTSRSHALYDDSNDLKAMIRANLVAERVAVEAYRQMITLIGDKDPTTRQLLEAILRDEEEHADELADLLA, from the coding sequence ATGAGACACCCCTCCCCATCCCCCAACACCCACCGCCTTGTTCTGAACGACGAGGCCCTGGCCCAAGCCCGCGAAGGGCTGCACGACGGTGCCGTGACCCCCAGTTATGGCCCCTGGCGTGACGATATCGTGCGCCTGCTCAACGACGCGCTGGCCACCGAACTGGTGTGCGTGCTGCGCTACAAGCGTCATCACTTCATGGCCAGCGGCTTGAATGCCGCACCCATTGCCGCCGAGTTCATGGTGCACGCCAATGAAGAGGCCGCTCACGCCGACCGCCTGGCGGAACGCATCGTGCAACTGGGTGGAGAACCCGACTACGCCCCCGATGGCTTGACGTCGCGCAGCCACGCGCTGTACGACGACAGCAACGACCTGAAGGCCATGATCCGGGCCAACCTGGTGGCCGAGCGTGTGGCTGTTGAGGCCTACCGGCAGATGATCACTCTGATCGGCGACAAGGACCCCACCACCCGCCAGTTGCTCGAGGCCATCCTTCGAGATGAAGAAGAGCATGCCGATGAACTGGCCGATCTGCTGGCCTGA
- a CDS encoding CHASE3 domain-containing protein: MELSSFLVNSRTARWRIAVTLVAALFMLMITELAYQSQREQMQVISTMGQARALLAYAVQRVTDAESGKRGFLLVGGNDYLEPYSQASRDVRFAMEQIHKLDQQTADEQVLKLQDEMDRLVDEKLGEMQTVLKEHESGRHEAAVDMVRSGIGREIMQRMRAGYEQNMKVRSERMDAHMQDVQDLLLLGRIGIGAMTLLSVLILILFIRQGQTLLKEREEQRHALVRERDRLEQAVQDQLTDLKDLARHLQSAREDERARLARDLHDELGALLTTAKLDVAVIRPKVQQHLPDLSPKVTHLIEALNQGIALKRRIIEDLCPSSLRTLGLAAALEALLHDMRQSSGLDMAVSLQPVTLRPDDQLTAYRVVQESVTNALKYAQASQLSVRLVPDGDMALVEVSDNGRGFDTTRARAGSHGIRGMRFRLEAAGGRLDIQSTPGQGTRVSAWLPRQASPQAATATTT, from the coding sequence ATGGAACTTTCATCCTTTCTCGTGAACAGCCGTACGGCGCGATGGCGCATTGCGGTCACCCTGGTGGCGGCGCTGTTCATGCTGATGATCACCGAACTGGCCTACCAGAGTCAGCGCGAGCAGATGCAGGTGATCTCGACCATGGGGCAGGCCCGTGCCCTGCTGGCCTACGCCGTCCAGCGCGTGACCGATGCGGAATCCGGCAAACGTGGCTTCTTGCTGGTGGGTGGCAACGATTACCTGGAGCCCTACAGCCAGGCCAGCCGCGACGTGCGGTTCGCCATGGAGCAGATACACAAGCTCGACCAACAGACGGCAGACGAGCAGGTGCTGAAACTGCAAGACGAGATGGACCGCCTGGTTGACGAGAAGCTGGGCGAGATGCAGACCGTGCTCAAAGAACACGAGAGCGGCCGGCACGAGGCCGCCGTCGACATGGTGCGCAGCGGCATCGGCCGCGAGATCATGCAGCGCATGCGTGCGGGCTATGAGCAGAACATGAAGGTGCGCTCCGAACGCATGGATGCGCACATGCAGGATGTGCAGGACCTGCTGCTGCTGGGGCGCATCGGCATCGGTGCCATGACCTTGTTGAGTGTGCTCATCCTCATCCTCTTCATCCGCCAGGGGCAGACCCTGCTGAAAGAACGGGAAGAACAGCGCCACGCCCTCGTGCGCGAACGAGACCGGCTGGAGCAGGCTGTGCAAGATCAGCTCACCGACCTCAAGGACCTGGCCCGGCACCTGCAGAGCGCCCGCGAAGATGAGCGCGCCCGCCTGGCGCGCGACCTGCATGATGAACTGGGGGCGCTGCTGACCACCGCCAAGCTGGACGTGGCGGTCATCCGTCCCAAGGTGCAGCAGCATCTGCCCGACCTGAGCCCCAAGGTGACCCACCTGATCGAGGCCCTCAATCAAGGCATCGCCTTGAAACGCCGCATCATCGAGGACCTGTGCCCTTCCTCGCTGCGCACCCTGGGTCTGGCTGCAGCGCTGGAGGCCTTGCTGCACGACATGCGCCAAAGCAGTGGCCTGGACATGGCCGTGAGCCTGCAGCCGGTCACGCTGCGCCCCGACGACCAGCTCACGGCCTACCGGGTGGTTCAGGAATCGGTCACCAACGCCCTGAAATATGCGCAAGCCAGCCAACTGAGCGTGCGCCTGGTGCCCGATGGGGACATGGCCTTGGTGGAAGTCAGCGACAACGGGCGCGGCTTTGACACCACCCGCGCCCGCGCGGGCAGCCATGGCATCCGCGGCATGAGGTTCCGGCTGGAGGCCGCAGGCGGACGACTGGACATCCAGTCCACCCCCGGTCAGGGCACGCGCGTGAGCGCCTGGTTGCCGCGACAGGCTTCACCACAGGCGGCCACCGCCACCACCACGTGA
- a CDS encoding BON domain-containing protein, with protein sequence MKTHRLFVAAMTATAALLVLPGCAVTRDQSTVGEYIDDATITTKVKAKHVESKLVSAAAIKVETLNGEVMLSGFAKTDEEKAAAEALAKQVKGVKAVKNSIVVRP encoded by the coding sequence ATGAAAACACATCGCCTGTTTGTTGCCGCCATGACCGCCACCGCTGCCCTGCTGGTGCTGCCCGGCTGCGCGGTCACGCGCGATCAGTCCACCGTTGGCGAGTACATCGACGACGCCACCATCACCACCAAGGTCAAGGCCAAGCATGTGGAGAGCAAGCTGGTCAGTGCAGCGGCCATCAAGGTGGAAACGCTCAATGGCGAAGTGATGCTGTCGGGTTTTGCCAAGACCGATGAAGAAAAGGCGGCTGCCGAAGCGCTGGCCAAGCAGGTCAAGGGTGTGAAGGCCGTGAAGAACAGCATTGTTGTTCGCCCCTGA